A window from Mycolicibacterium tokaiense encodes these proteins:
- a CDS encoding ATP-dependent DNA helicase UvrD2, translated as MPTDTVLTAGLDDEQREAVLAGRGPVCVLAGAGTGKTRTITHRIAHLVGAGHVAAGQVLAVTFTSRAAGEMRTRLRSLDADAQTGARVGAVQALTFHAAARRQLSYFWPRVVGSTGWQLLDSKFSVVAQAANRAKMQASTEDVRDLASEIEWAKASLITPEQYAATVAEVGRDIPKDANRIAAVYAGYENLKARGDVALLDFDDLLLHTAAAIENDAAVAAEFRDRYRCFVVDEYQDVTPLQQRVLSAWLGDRDDLTVVGDANQTIYSFTGASPRYLLDFSRRFPEATVVRLERDYRSTPQVVELANRVIADARGRVAGSKLHLVGQRPPGPRPMMREYPDEVAEAAAVARAVKGLIESGTAAAEIAVLYRINAQSEVYEEALTAAGVAFQVRGGEGFFSRQEIRQALVALQRAADRDAQDADLPDLVRRLLEPLGLTAEAPSGTQARERWEALTALAELVDEEVATRPELDLPGLVAELKVRADARHPPVVQGVTLASLHAAKGLEWDAVFLVGLADGTLPISHALSHGPDSEAVEEERRLLYVGITRARVHLTLSWALSRTPGGRQSRKPSRFLASIAPKPPPDRGAGRKQRGPAKRCRVCNAELNTPSAIMLRRCETCASDIDDELLLQLKDWRSRTAKEQKVPAFVVFSDNTLIAIAEMLPTDEAALVTIPGIGARKLEQYGADLLALVRGRS; from the coding sequence ATGCCCACCGACACCGTCCTCACCGCGGGCCTCGACGACGAACAGCGCGAGGCCGTGCTGGCCGGCCGCGGGCCGGTGTGTGTGCTGGCCGGCGCCGGGACGGGTAAGACGCGCACCATCACCCACCGCATCGCCCACCTCGTCGGGGCCGGCCACGTCGCCGCCGGTCAGGTACTGGCGGTCACCTTCACCTCCCGGGCGGCCGGGGAGATGCGCACCCGGCTGCGCAGCCTCGACGCCGACGCCCAGACCGGGGCGCGGGTGGGGGCGGTGCAGGCGTTGACGTTCCACGCCGCCGCCCGCCGCCAGCTGTCGTACTTCTGGCCGCGGGTCGTCGGCTCCACCGGTTGGCAACTGCTCGACAGCAAGTTCTCCGTCGTCGCCCAGGCCGCCAACCGGGCCAAGATGCAGGCCAGCACCGAGGACGTGCGCGACCTGGCAAGCGAGATCGAGTGGGCCAAGGCCTCCTTGATCACCCCGGAGCAGTACGCCGCCACGGTCGCCGAAGTGGGGCGCGACATCCCCAAGGACGCCAACCGCATCGCCGCGGTCTACGCGGGGTACGAAAACCTCAAGGCGCGCGGCGACGTGGCGCTGCTGGACTTCGACGACCTGCTGCTGCACACCGCTGCCGCCATCGAGAACGACGCCGCGGTGGCCGCCGAGTTCCGCGATCGCTACCGCTGCTTCGTCGTCGACGAGTACCAGGACGTCACGCCCCTGCAGCAACGGGTGCTGAGCGCCTGGCTGGGCGACCGGGATGACCTGACCGTGGTCGGCGACGCCAACCAGACCATCTACTCCTTCACCGGAGCCTCACCGCGGTACCTGCTGGACTTCTCCCGCCGGTTCCCGGAGGCGACGGTGGTGCGCCTGGAGCGCGACTACCGCTCCACCCCGCAGGTGGTCGAGCTGGCCAACCGCGTGATCGCCGACGCCCGCGGACGGGTGGCCGGCAGCAAGCTGCACCTGGTGGGCCAGCGTCCACCCGGCCCGCGGCCGATGATGCGCGAGTACCCCGATGAGGTGGCCGAGGCTGCCGCGGTGGCCCGCGCCGTCAAAGGTCTCATCGAATCCGGCACGGCCGCAGCCGAGATCGCGGTGCTGTACCGGATCAACGCCCAATCCGAGGTCTACGAGGAGGCGCTGACGGCGGCCGGGGTGGCCTTCCAGGTCCGCGGCGGTGAGGGATTCTTCAGCCGCCAGGAGATCCGCCAGGCGCTGGTGGCCTTGCAGCGGGCCGCCGATCGCGACGCCCAGGACGCCGATCTGCCGGATCTGGTCCGTCGACTCCTCGAACCGCTCGGTCTCACCGCCGAAGCGCCGTCTGGCACCCAGGCGCGGGAGCGGTGGGAGGCGCTCACCGCGCTGGCCGAGTTGGTCGACGAGGAGGTGGCCACCCGGCCGGAGCTCGACCTGCCCGGCCTGGTCGCCGAACTGAAGGTCCGCGCGGACGCTCGCCACCCACCCGTCGTGCAGGGCGTCACGCTGGCGTCGCTGCACGCCGCCAAGGGCCTGGAGTGGGACGCGGTGTTCCTGGTGGGGCTGGCCGACGGCACCCTGCCCATCTCGCACGCGCTGTCCCACGGTCCGGACAGCGAGGCCGTCGAGGAAGAACGCCGCCTGCTGTATGTGGGCATCACCCGGGCGCGGGTGCATCTGACCCTGAGCTGGGCCCTGTCCCGCACGCCGGGCGGTCGGCAGAGCCGTAAGCCGTCGCGTTTTCTGGCCAGCATCGCCCCCAAGCCGCCGCCGGACCGCGGGGCGGGCCGCAAGCAGCGCGGACCGGCCAAGCGGTGCCGGGTGTGCAACGCCGAGCTGAACACCCCGTCGGCGATCATGCTGCGCCGGTGTGAGACCTGCGCGTCCGACATCGACGACGAACTGCTGCTACAGCTCAAGGACTGGCGGTCGCGTACCGCCAAGGAGCAGAAGGTGCCGGCATTCGTCGTGTTCAGCGACAACACATTGATCGCGATCGCCGAGATGCTGCCCACCGACGAGGCGGCGCTGGTGACCATCCCCGGCATCGGAGCGCGCAAACTCGAGCAGTACGGCGCCGATCTGCTGGCGCTGGTCCGAGGGCGATCGTGA
- a CDS encoding WhiB family transcriptional regulator — protein sequence MSALTVPVAEDTQKLPMLPCHVGDPDLWFAETPADLERAKVLCAQCPIRRQCLSAALEREEPWGVWGGEIIERGSIVARKRPRGRPRKDSVAA from the coding sequence ATGTCAGCCCTGACGGTCCCTGTCGCAGAGGACACGCAGAAGCTGCCGATGCTGCCTTGCCATGTCGGGGACCCCGATCTGTGGTTCGCCGAGACCCCCGCCGATCTGGAGCGCGCAAAGGTGCTGTGCGCCCAGTGCCCGATCCGCCGGCAATGCCTGTCGGCGGCGTTGGAGCGCGAAGAGCCGTGGGGAGTGTGGGGCGGCGAGATCATCGAGCGCGGCTCGATCGTCGCCCGCAAGCGCCCGCGTGGCCGGCCCCGCAAGGATTCGGTTGCAGCATGA
- a CDS encoding macrolide-binding ATPase MABP-1, whose product MDDGGVADIRRGSAARNAKLATLPVGFAGRAALGFGKRLTGKSRDDVNAELMEKAANQLFTVLGELKGGAMKVGQALSVMEAAVPEQFGEPYREALTKLQKDAPPLPAAKVHRVLDQQLGTKWRDRFTSFDDAPVASASIGQVHKGIWSDGREVAVKIQYPGADEALRADLKTMRRMVSIFKQLSPGADVQGVVDELIERTEMELDYRLEADNQRAFAKAYKDHPHFVVPAVIASAPKVVIAEWIEGIPLAQIIRTGTQDQRDLMGYRLFELTDDAPRRLEMMHGDAHPGNFMLLEGDKMGVIDFGAVAPLPGGMPRELGQMLRYAVDRDYDKLLPTMEKIGFIQKGEKVSTADIDDMLKQYVQPLEVDEFHYTRKWLQKMAAVDLDRAAGQIRTARQMDIPAKLAIPMRVIASIVAISCQLDAHVPVRQIAVDLVPGFADPD is encoded by the coding sequence ATGGATGATGGTGGCGTGGCAGACATCAGACGAGGAAGCGCCGCGCGCAATGCCAAGCTCGCGACATTGCCGGTGGGCTTCGCCGGCCGCGCCGCACTCGGCTTCGGCAAGCGGCTGACCGGCAAGTCGAGAGACGACGTCAACGCGGAGTTGATGGAGAAGGCCGCCAACCAACTTTTCACCGTCCTGGGTGAGCTCAAAGGCGGCGCCATGAAGGTGGGCCAGGCGCTCTCCGTCATGGAGGCCGCCGTTCCCGAGCAGTTCGGCGAGCCGTACCGCGAGGCACTGACCAAGCTGCAGAAGGACGCGCCGCCTCTGCCCGCGGCGAAGGTGCACCGGGTGCTGGACCAGCAACTCGGCACCAAGTGGCGGGACCGGTTCACGTCTTTCGACGACGCCCCCGTCGCCTCCGCCAGCATCGGCCAGGTACACAAGGGCATCTGGTCCGACGGCCGCGAGGTGGCCGTCAAGATCCAGTACCCCGGTGCGGATGAGGCGTTGCGCGCCGACCTGAAGACCATGCGGCGCATGGTGTCGATCTTCAAGCAGCTCTCCCCCGGTGCCGATGTCCAGGGCGTGGTGGACGAGCTGATCGAGCGCACCGAGATGGAGCTGGACTACCGGCTGGAGGCCGACAACCAACGCGCCTTCGCCAAGGCCTACAAGGACCACCCGCATTTTGTGGTCCCCGCGGTGATCGCGAGTGCGCCCAAGGTCGTGATCGCCGAGTGGATCGAGGGCATCCCGCTGGCCCAGATCATCCGCACTGGCACCCAGGATCAACGAGATCTGATGGGGTATCGGCTTTTTGAGCTCACCGATGACGCCCCACGGCGCCTGGAGATGATGCACGGCGACGCACATCCGGGCAACTTCATGCTTCTCGAGGGCGACAAGATGGGTGTTATCGACTTCGGTGCCGTCGCTCCGCTGCCCGGCGGGATGCCGCGCGAGCTGGGCCAGATGCTGCGCTACGCGGTCGACAGGGACTACGACAAACTGCTGCCCACCATGGAGAAGATCGGCTTCATCCAGAAGGGCGAGAAGGTCTCCACCGCCGACATCGACGACATGCTCAAGCAATACGTGCAACCGCTGGAAGTCGACGAGTTCCACTACACCCGCAAGTGGCTGCAGAAGATGGCCGCGGTGGACCTCGACCGCGCTGCCGGTCAGATCCGCACCGCCCGGCAGATGGACATCCCGGCCAAGCTGGCGATCCCGATGCGGGTCATCGCCTCGATCGTCGCGATCTCCTGCCAGCTCGACGCCCACGTCCCGGTGCGCCAGATCGCCGTCGACCTGGTGCCCGGGTTCGCCGACCCCGATTAG
- a CDS encoding recombinase family protein, translating into MASDRCVLYARISYDRSGERVGVDRQLVELRKLAKQRDFEVVAEVTDNDISASKDLHRPGYESIWELVRAEQIDAVVVWQTSRLTRSRRERAAVISEFGRHRVDVVAVKGPSLELRTAYGRGVADLMTAFDTMESEVKSERVSAAIADLARKGRAWGLTPYGWDSAEAGVWTINRHEAGVVKEIVGRILAHQTLNSIQRRLNERGEPAPAFALWQKLPEDLREQRLAKLVAKGRGVPSRRWADSTIRAIALRDANAGVRARLDDATVTAGCWPVIIKRTQHERVRAMLSAPQRRAHTGPRPGARRHLLTSGIGLCGPCGGVLRVATRTGRRTEQRIYQCATKGCTGRRQDHVDALVERVVIGRLADPEVWARITAYSDDGDEASQALIERCEGLQRRLDDAADLYAQGGITAAQLQRITATIAPDLDIAQRERDAALRTTDVTELEDLAGPEVATRWGAMAVSQRRAVLDALGVTVTLLPRAKKGPGFEPETVKVTWILQPS; encoded by the coding sequence ATGGCGTCTGACCGGTGCGTTCTCTACGCCCGCATCTCCTACGACCGCAGCGGCGAGCGAGTCGGGGTCGATCGCCAGCTCGTCGAGCTCCGCAAGTTGGCTAAGCAACGCGACTTCGAAGTGGTCGCCGAGGTCACCGACAACGACATTTCCGCGAGCAAGGATCTCCACAGGCCGGGTTACGAGAGCATCTGGGAGTTGGTGCGCGCCGAGCAGATCGATGCCGTCGTGGTGTGGCAGACGAGTCGCCTCACACGCAGCCGGCGCGAACGGGCCGCGGTGATTTCCGAGTTCGGCCGTCACCGTGTGGACGTGGTTGCCGTCAAGGGACCGTCACTGGAGTTGCGGACGGCCTACGGCCGTGGTGTGGCCGATCTCATGACCGCCTTCGACACCATGGAGAGCGAAGTGAAGAGTGAACGAGTTTCTGCCGCCATCGCAGATCTCGCTCGCAAGGGTCGCGCGTGGGGGCTGACTCCATATGGCTGGGATAGCGCCGAGGCTGGCGTCTGGACGATCAACAGGCACGAGGCCGGCGTCGTCAAAGAGATCGTTGGGCGCATACTTGCGCACCAAACGCTCAACTCCATTCAACGGCGGTTGAACGAACGCGGCGAGCCGGCGCCGGCCTTCGCGCTGTGGCAGAAGCTCCCCGAGGACCTCCGCGAGCAAAGGTTGGCCAAGCTGGTCGCCAAGGGGCGTGGCGTTCCATCCCGTCGGTGGGCCGACTCAACCATCCGTGCCATCGCGCTGCGCGACGCCAATGCAGGGGTGCGGGCCCGCCTCGATGACGCCACGGTGACCGCCGGCTGTTGGCCCGTCATCATCAAACGGACTCAGCACGAGCGTGTGCGAGCGATGCTCAGTGCACCGCAGCGCCGCGCGCACACCGGCCCGCGCCCCGGTGCTCGTCGGCATCTGCTGACCAGCGGCATTGGCCTGTGCGGGCCCTGCGGAGGTGTGCTGCGCGTGGCCACGCGCACTGGGAGACGAACCGAGCAGCGCATCTATCAATGCGCGACGAAGGGCTGCACGGGGCGCCGGCAGGACCATGTTGACGCACTGGTGGAACGCGTCGTCATCGGCCGGCTGGCCGATCCGGAGGTGTGGGCACGCATCACCGCGTACTCCGACGACGGCGACGAGGCCTCACAGGCACTGATCGAGCGGTGCGAGGGTCTACAGCGCCGGCTAGACGACGCGGCCGACCTGTACGCGCAGGGCGGCATCACCGCGGCGCAGTTGCAGCGAATCACGGCGACGATCGCGCCCGACCTGGACATAGCGCAACGCGAGCGCGACGCGGCCTTACGTACCACCGACGTCACTGAGCTGGAAGACCTCGCCGGCCCCGAGGTGGCCACCCGGTGGGGGGCGATGGCGGTATCTCAGCGCCGCGCGGTCCTCGATGCCCTCGGCGTGACGGTGACGCTGCTCCCGCGCGCGAAAAAGGGCCCAGGATTTGAGCCCGAGACCGTGAAAGTTACTTGGATTCTGCAACCCAGCTAA